TTCTCAGGAGACTGACGTTAACatggtggcgggggtgggggtgggggtgggtggtatTTCTAGGAGTGTTTATGATGTGAACAACTTGGTGGGCGGAACTGTGAATGAAGAGCTTCACGCTAAGAATCTGTGTGCTGGGACGggcatggaggtgcacacctttaatcccagcacttgggaggcagcagcagctggggctctgtgagtccgaggccaacctggtctacatggtgagttccaggacagccagggctatgtagagagaccctgtcacacacaaaaagaaagtctGTGTGATCAGGTTATAGTGGTCAGAGGTGTGAGGAGAAAAGTGTTCcttcttgtcttttctctctctgggaTGGGTCCTGCCTGCCTTAGAATAacacctcccccactcccctgccAGACAGGAATGGGAGGCAGGTGAAGAACGTGTGTGTGACTAAGGCCCATCTCCTGGAAAATACAAGTGCAACAGAGGGTACAGAGAGCCGTGGTGTGGCCGTGTCCCTGTCCTTGGcttcacctccccccaccccctccgctCTGTCTCTAAGTCAGAGGTAAGAGCTTTGGGGAACAGGGTTGAATAGGCGGTGAAGCCCCCTGACCAATCTACCTCTTGATCTCCTCAGAACTGCAACGTGCAGAAAGCCTCCAAGAGAAGAGTGTGAAGGAGGCCAAAACCAAATGCCGGACCATCGCATCCCTGCTGACAGCGGCCCCCAACCCCCACTCTAAGGGGGTGCTTATGTTTAAGAAACGGCGGCAGAGAGCCAAGAAGTACACTCTAGTGAGTTTCGGGGCTGccgctggaacaggaacagaggaggaggacGGCATCCCCCCAACGAGTGAGTCGGAGCTGGACGAAGAGGCTTTCTCGGACGCCCGCAGCCTTACCAATCAGTCTGACTGGGACAGCCCTTATCTGGACATGGAGCTGGCCAGGGCTGGCTCAGGAACAACCGAGAGTCAGAGCTCCGGGCTGGGAGGGCAGTTGAGCGAGGTCTCTGGGCGAGGGGTTCAGCTCTTTGAACAGCAGCGCCAGCGGGCAGCCTCCAGTACCCAGGAGCTGGCTCAGGTGGGCCCAGCAGCCGTGCTAAATGGGCAGGGGCTGCAGTCCCCACCTCGAGCTCAGAGTGCTCCCCCAGAGGCAGCGGTGCTCCCACTCAGCCCTTTGCCGGCCCCTGCAGCCAGCCCTAGCCCCTTCTTCCCGGATGGCGGAGCCCCCAGCCCAGCGCCAAGTATCTTCAACAGGTCAGCGAGGCCTTTTACCCCAGGTTTACAAGGACAAAGGTCAGGTACCACTTCAGTGATTTTCCGGCCCTTAGCCCCTAAGAAGGTAAATGAAGGCCTGAGAGCCACCAGCCCCGCCCCGTGCCCCTTCGCAGCCCCTCTGCAGGGACCCACCCCTCCACCCAGCTTCCCCACGCCCGGCCACACGCCAGTCTCCGGAGCTCCCAGCAGCCCACGCTCCTCCGGTCCCGTAACCGCTACCAGCTCCCTGTACATCCCAGCCCCGAGCCGGCCCGTGACCCCAGGAGGCGCCCCAGAGTCTCCCGCTCCTCCTAGCGCGGCTGCCATGACCTCCACCGCTTCCATCTTCTTGTCGGCGCCCCTGAGAAGCTCTGTGCGCCCGGAGGCGCCCGGCCCCGCGGCCCCCGAATCTGCCAGCGCTCGGGAGCAGCGCATCTCTGTACCAGCTGCCCGCACTGGCATCCTGCAGGAGGCCCGGCGCCGGGGCACTCGGAAGCAGATGTTCCGCCCTGGAAAGGAAGAGACGAAGAACTCGCCCAACCCCGAGCTCCTATCGCTGGTGCAGAACCTGGATGAAAAGCCTCGGGCGGGTGGTGCGGAATCTGGTCCGGAGGAGGACGCTTTAAGCCTTGGAGCTGAAGCCTGTAACTTCATGCAGCCACTAGGGGGCAGGAGttacaagaccttgtctcaagtgACACCGAAAAGCCCGCCTCCAATGGCTCCcaaaaccccacccccaacaactCCTAAGACTCCGCCCCCTGTGGCTCCTAAGCCCTCTTCTCGAGGGCTCCTTGATGGGCTAGTGAATGGGTCCACCGCTGTAGCTGGGATCCCTGAGCTCCCAAGGCTGCAGGGGAGGGGCGGAGAGCTATTTGCAAAGCGGCAGAGCCGTGCCGACAGGTACGTGGTGGAAGCTACACCTGGCGCTAGCCTTAAT
The nucleotide sequence above comes from Peromyscus maniculatus bairdii isolate BWxNUB_F1_BW_parent chromosome 9, HU_Pman_BW_mat_3.1, whole genome shotgun sequence. Encoded proteins:
- the Synpo2l gene encoding synaptopodin 2-like protein isoform X4; its protein translation is MGAEEEVKVTLAGGAPWGFRLQGGAEQKKPLQVSKIRRRSQAGRAGLRERDQLLAINGVSCTNFSHASAMTLIDASGHQLVLTVRRVAEEGSVRSPSPGELQMLSPLSPMSPEPPGAPAPQALQPGSLRSPPDSEAYYGETDSDVDGPATQEKPRRTRRRGPTRPALPGAPPDEVYLSDSPAEPAPAKTGSLSQGDSRVSSPSWEEGAALQPPAAEALLLPHGPLRPGPHLIPMVGPVPHPVGEDLTTTYTQKAKQAKLQRAESLQEKSVKEAKTKCRTIASLLTAAPNPHSKGVLMFKKRRQRAKKYTLVSFGAAAGTGTEEEDGIPPTSESELDEEAFSDARSLTNQSDWDSPYLDMELARAGSGTTESQSSGLGGQLSEVSGRGVQLFEQQRQRAASSTQELAQVGPAAVLNGQGLQSPPRAQSAPPEAAVLPLSPLPAPAASPSPFFPDGGAPSPAPSIFNRSARPFTPGLQGQRSGTTSVIFRPLAPKKVNEGLRATSPAPCPFAAPLQGPTPPPSFPTPGHTPVSGAPSSPRSSGPVTATSSLYIPAPSRPVTPGGAPESPAPPSAAAMTSTASIFLSAPLRSSVRPEAPGPAAPESASAREQRISVPAARTGILQEARRRGTRKQMFRPGKEETKNSPNPELLSLVQNLDEKPRAGGAESGPEEDALSLGAEACNFMQPLGGRSYKTLSQVTPKSPPPMAPKTPPPTTPKTPPPVAPKPSSRGLLDGLVNGSTAVAGIPELPRLQGRGGELFAKRQSRADRSNPSPPCRSREPRPLTRGGNPAN
- the Synpo2l gene encoding synaptopodin 2-like protein isoform X1, whose amino-acid sequence is MGAEEEVKVTLAGGAPWGFRLQGGAEQKKPLQVSKIRRRSQAGRAGLRERDQLLAINGVSCTNFSHASAMTLIDASGHQLVLTVRRVAEEGSVRSPSPGELQMLSPLSPMSPEPPGAPAPQALQPGSLRSPPDSEAYYGETDSDVDGPATQEKPRRTRRRGPTRPALPGAPPDEVYLSDSPAEPAPAKTGSLSQGDSRVSSPSWEEGAALQPPAAEALLLPHGPLRPGPHLIPMVGPVPHPVGEDLTTTYTQKAKQAKLQRAESLQEKSVKEAKTKCRTIASLLTAAPNPHSKGVLMFKKRRQRAKKYTLVSFGAAAGTGTEEEDGIPPTSESELDEEAFSDARSLTNQSDWDSPYLDMELARAGSGTTESQSSGLGGQLSEVSGRGVQLFEQQRQRAASSTQELAQVGPAAVLNGQGLQSPPRAQSAPPEAAVLPLSPLPAPAASPSPFFPDGGAPSPAPSIFNRSARPFTPGLQGQRSGTTSVIFRPLAPKKVNEGLRATSPAPCPFAAPLQGPTPPPSFPTPGHTPVSGAPSSPRSSGPVTATSSLYIPAPSRPVTPGGAPESPAPPSAAAMTSTASIFLSAPLRSSVRPEAPGPAAPESASAREQRISVPAARTGILQEARRRGTRKQMFRPGKEETKNSPNPELLSLVQNLDEKPRAGGAESGPEEDALSLGAEACNFMQPLGGRSYKTLSQVTPKSPPPMAPKTPPPTTPKTPPPVAPKPSSRGLLDGLVNGSTAVAGIPELPRLQGRGGELFAKRQSRADRYVVEATPGASLNPGLHPRSPSPTPSLPPSWKYSPNIRAPPPIAYNPLLSPFFPQAARTLPNKAQSQGPRATPKQGIKALDFMRHQPYQLKTAMFCFDEVPSTPGPTSGPPKTARVQEIRRFSTPAPQPTAEPLAPTVLAPRAATTLDEPIWRAELASPPVPSPDHPQESSRSFAATPSSCGFQVARPRFSATRTGLQAHVWRPGAGHQ
- the Synpo2l gene encoding synaptopodin 2-like protein isoform X2, coding for MTLIDASGHQLVLTVRRVAEEGSVRSPSPGELQMLSPLSPMSPEPPGAPAPQALQPGSLRSPPDSEAYYGETDSDVDGPATQEKPRRTRRRGPTRPALPGAPPDEVYLSDSPAEPAPAKTGSLSQGDSRVSSPSWEEGAALQPPAAEALLLPHGPLRPGPHLIPMVGPVPHPVGEDLTTTYTQKAKQAKLQRAESLQEKSVKEAKTKCRTIASLLTAAPNPHSKGVLMFKKRRQRAKKYTLVSFGAAAGTGTEEEDGIPPTSESELDEEAFSDARSLTNQSDWDSPYLDMELARAGSGTTESQSSGLGGQLSEVSGRGVQLFEQQRQRAASSTQELAQVGPAAVLNGQGLQSPPRAQSAPPEAAVLPLSPLPAPAASPSPFFPDGGAPSPAPSIFNRSARPFTPGLQGQRSGTTSVIFRPLAPKKVNEGLRATSPAPCPFAAPLQGPTPPPSFPTPGHTPVSGAPSSPRSSGPVTATSSLYIPAPSRPVTPGGAPESPAPPSAAAMTSTASIFLSAPLRSSVRPEAPGPAAPESASAREQRISVPAARTGILQEARRRGTRKQMFRPGKEETKNSPNPELLSLVQNLDEKPRAGGAESGPEEDALSLGAEACNFMQPLGGRSYKTLSQVTPKSPPPMAPKTPPPTTPKTPPPVAPKPSSRGLLDGLVNGSTAVAGIPELPRLQGRGGELFAKRQSRADRYVVEATPGASLNPGLHPRSPSPTPSLPPSWKYSPNIRAPPPIAYNPLLSPFFPQAARTLPNKAQSQGPRATPKQGIKALDFMRHQPYQLKTAMFCFDEVPSTPGPTSGPPKTARVQEIRRFSTPAPQPTAEPLAPTVLAPRAATTLDEPIWRAELASPPVPSPDHPQESSRSFAATPSSCGFQVARPRFSATRTGLQAHVWRPGAGHQ
- the Synpo2l gene encoding synaptopodin 2-like protein isoform X3; this translates as MGAEEEVKVTLAGGAPWGFRLQGGAEQKKPLQVSKIRRRSQAGRAGLRERDQLLAINGVSCTNFSHASAMTLIDASGHQLVLTVRRVAEEGSVRSPSPGELQMLSPLSPMSPEPPGAPAPQALQPGSLRSPPDSEAYYGETDSDVDGPATQEKPRRTRRRGPTRPALPGAPPDEVYLSDSPAEPAPAKTGSLSQGDSRVSSPSWEEGAALQPPAAEALLLPHGPLRPGPHLIPMVGPVPHPVGEDLTTTYTQKAKQAKLQRAESLQEKSVKEAKTKCRTIASLLTAAPNPHSKGVLMFKKRRQRAKKYTLVSFGAAAGTGTEEEDGIPPTSESELDEEAFSDARSLTNQSDWDSPYLDMELARAGSGTTESQSSGLGGQLSEVSGRGVQLFEQQRQRAASSTQELAQVGPAAVLNGQGLQSPPRAQSAPPEAAVLPLSPLPAPAASPSPFFPDGGAPSPAPSIFNRSARPFTPGLQGQRSGTTSVIFRPLAPKKVNEGLRATSPAPCPFAAPLQGPTPPPSFPTPGHTPVSGAPSSPRSSGPVTATSSLYIPAPSRPVTPGGAPESPAPPSAAAMTSTASIFLSAPLRSSVRPEAPGPAAPESASAREQRISVPAARTGILQEARRRGTRKQMFRPGKEETKNSPNPELLSLVQNLDEKPRAGGAESGPEEDALSLGAEACNFMQPLGGRSYKTLSQVTPKSPPPMAPKTPPPTTPKTPPPVAPKPSSRGLLDGLVNGSTAVAGIPELPRLQGRGGELFAKRQSRADSLLPTPPRSNPSPPCRSREPRPLTRGGNPAN
- the Synpo2l gene encoding synaptopodin 2-like protein isoform X5, with the protein product MEAIEPIIQESLSQASCDRAPAPELQDPFYAELQRAESLQEKSVKEAKTKCRTIASLLTAAPNPHSKGVLMFKKRRQRAKKYTLVSFGAAAGTGTEEEDGIPPTSESELDEEAFSDARSLTNQSDWDSPYLDMELARAGSGTTESQSSGLGGQLSEVSGRGVQLFEQQRQRAASSTQELAQVGPAAVLNGQGLQSPPRAQSAPPEAAVLPLSPLPAPAASPSPFFPDGGAPSPAPSIFNRSARPFTPGLQGQRSGTTSVIFRPLAPKKVNEGLRATSPAPCPFAAPLQGPTPPPSFPTPGHTPVSGAPSSPRSSGPVTATSSLYIPAPSRPVTPGGAPESPAPPSAAAMTSTASIFLSAPLRSSVRPEAPGPAAPESASAREQRISVPAARTGILQEARRRGTRKQMFRPGKEETKNSPNPELLSLVQNLDEKPRAGGAESGPEEDALSLGAEACNFMQPLGGRSYKTLSQVTPKSPPPMAPKTPPPTTPKTPPPVAPKPSSRGLLDGLVNGSTAVAGIPELPRLQGRGGELFAKRQSRADRYVVEATPGASLNPGLHPRSPSPTPSLPPSWKYSPNIRAPPPIAYNPLLSPFFPQAARTLPNKAQSQGPRATPKQGIKALDFMRHQPYQLKTAMFCFDEVPSTPGPTSGPPKTARVQEIRRFSTPAPQPTAEPLAPTVLAPRAATTLDEPIWRAELASPPVPSPDHPQESSRSFAATPSSCGFQVARPRFSATRTGLQAHVWRPGAGHQ